The sequence GCTCTCCTCGCTCGGCCGCTGCGAGGGCCACGTGCTGTCGAACCTGCGCCAGCTCATGAACCGCCTCGACGAGGCCCTGGCCACCGAGGCACACGCTCGCCTCCCCGGAGGCCACGGCGAGCTCCCGGATGACACCATCACCCGCGGGGAAGCCGTGTCGCTGCTGCACCAGCACACGCGGGACCTCCTCGGCCCCCGGCCCTCGCATCGGCACGTGCGCATCATGGTCACCGCGAACGAGGCGGAGCCGCCCTCGGACGAGGCCGTCGCCGCCCTCCTGCGCGCGGGCATGGACGTGCTGCGCATCAACGTGGCGCATGGCCACCCCGCCCTCTGGCGTCAGCTCGCCGAGGCCGCCCGGCGCGTCGCGGCGGCCCTGGGCCTCCCGGTCCGAATCCTGGTCGACCTCGAGGGCCCCAAGCTGCGCACGACACGCTTCCGGTCGGGGCCCGCCATCGTCCGCTACCGCCCGCGCAAGGACGCCTGGGGGCGCGTGGCGCATGCGCTGAAGGTACGTGTCCTCGGTGAGCAGGCTCCCGGCGCTCCGTCATCCTCCGGGGAGCCGCTCCCCATACGCGTGCCGGACGCGTGGCTCGCGAGGCTTCGCGTGGGAGATGTCCTGCGGACCCGGGACAGTCGCGACCGCTCGCGCGAGCTCCGAATCACGGAGGTCGCTCCCGGCGCCGCGCTCGCCGAGCTCCGCAGCACCTGCTACCTCATCAACGGGGCCACGCTGTCGTGGGTGCGCGGCGCGCACGAGCTGGACCGGTGCCTCGTAACGGGGCTCCCGCCGCGGGCCGGCTTCGCGGAGCTGCGCGTGGGGGACGTGTTCGAGCTCGGCCTGCACACGGAGGAAGGCCACCCCGGAGTGCGCGACCCGAGGGATGACCGCGCCTGGCTCGAGCCCCCTCGCATCGGGCTGGGCCTGGGAGGCGCGACGCTCGAGCTGAAGCCCGGACACCACGTGCTGCTCGACGATGGCAAGGTCGAGGCCGTCATCGAGACGACCCGCGGCGACCTCGCCACTGCCCGCGTCGTCCGGGCCGCCAAGAACCGGGTGAAGATTCGCGCCGGCAAGGGAGTCAACCTGCCGGACAGCGAGATTCACGCCCCGGCTCTTTCCCCTAGGGACCGCGAGGTGCTCGGCGAGGTCATCGAGCTCGCGGACGCCATCGGCATCTCCTTCGTGCGCAAGCCGGCCGACCTGCGCGAGGCCATCCAGATGATTCAGCGGACCGCGGCGGGACGCCCCGTGGGAATCATCGTGAAGCTGGAGACGGCCTACGCCCTCAAGTCCCTGCCGGAATTGCTGCTCGAGGCCATGCGTCACTACCCCGTCGGCGTGATGATTGCCCGCGGAGACCTCGCCGTCGAAGTCGGCTTCGAGCGCATGGCGGAGCTGCAGCAGGAGATTCTCTGGTTCGCGGAGGCCGCCCACCTGCCCGTCGTCTGGGCCACGCAGGTGCTCGAAACCCTGGCTCGCACCGGCATTCCCTCGCGCGCGGAAATCTCGGATGCCGCCCTGTCGGTGCAGGCCGAGTGCGTCATGCTCAACAAGGGCCCCTACGTCACCGAAGCGTGTCGCTCGCTCGACGTCATCCTCCGGAAGATGGAGCAGCACCAGTTCAAGAAGCGCAACCTCTACCGCCCGCTGCGAATCTCCCTGGACGTGAAGGCCATTCCACCCGTCGAGGTCTCCGTCCCCGACGTCCCTCCGCCGAGCCACGCGGCCGGAGCCCCCGCGTCCAGCGAGCCCGCGGGAAGGTGACCGGGCACGTCTGGCATCGCGCCGCCTTGTTGCATTGCTGTTTCACTGAATCGAGCCACCGGGCGCGGAGGGGCGAGCATGTTTCTTCCACGCTCCGTGCAAGAAACGCGGGCCACTCGCATCAAAGAGGGTGGAGGTCCTGCGCGATGCGCCATCCCCCCTGTCTGATGCAACAGCCCCTCTCGGGAGGGGCACGACATCGCCATGAATGGCGGTCGCGCCGCTAGAGGTCTCTGTAGCAACGATTCATTCAACAATTGCCGGCAGGTCTTCATGTGGCTCGACCAGCCCATGCCTGCTGCTTTCGGCAATCAACGAAGAGAGCCCGACATGAATCCTGTCTTGAAGAATGACATGGCCGTGTGGAAGGCGGCCCTGGTGTGTCTCGCCCTGGTGGGCTGTGGCGGCGACGTGGCCGACAGTGGCGCGCCGTTTGTCTCGGCGCCGCTCCCCGTCCCCAACTCCGAGTCGGTCGACGCCGCGCTCGCCCCGGAGGGGTGGGAGACGATTGCGAACCAATACCAGTACTTCACGCTGGACAAGCCGGCGACCGTCAGATTCGGCGTGGGTGATACCTGGGTCACCCGCCAGCTGGCCGCGGGCCGCGTGTATTGCTTCTTCAATCCGGACCCCGCGCCCGGAAAGTTCAAGACGTGCCAGCGCAGCACGGTGACGGACCCCGTGAGCGACCCGGCGCTCAGCCCCGCCTGTGCCACGTTCTACGCCCCCGGCTTCGCGCTCACCAGCACCCGCCAGGCCGATGCGATTCCCACGTTGGCGAAGCCCGCCAAGGGGGCGGCTGTTTCAGAGCCCACGTACAAGACGTGTCTCGTCCGCGCCACCGACCACACCACTGACGGCCTGTCAGGCTTTGCCCGGAACGACTACTCGCGCCGTCAGGCCTTCAATGCGAACAGCACGAAGCAGTTGGTGTACGCCCTCGACGGGTCCTGGCATGTGTATGACGCCAACACCCGCGCGCGGCTGAAGAAGCTGTCGGGCCCGGGCGGGGATGCCGAGCCGCAGTGGCACCCGACGAACCCGGACCTGCTGTACTACCTGCCGACCAATGGCGTGGGCATGAAGCTCCACGAGTTGAACGTGTCGACCGGCGCCACCCGCGTCGTGGGTGACTTTGGCGCGCGGCTGAAGGCACGGTGGCCGACCGCGGCGGCGGCGTGGACGAAGTCGGAGGGCTCCCCCTCGGCGGACGGGCGCTACTGGTGCTTCATGGTGGACACGAGCAACTGGAGCAGCGTGGGCGTGTTCACCTGGGACCGCGACACCGACAGCATCCTGGGCACGTACGACACCCAGGGAGAGCGTCCCGACCACGTCAGCATGTCCCCCAGCGGCAATTACTGCGTGGTGTCCGGCGACGGTCCGCGCGGCACGGCGGCCTTCTCCCGGGACTTCAGCACGAAGACGCAGTTGCTCTCGAAGTCCGAGCACTCGGACCTCGCGCTCGACGCCAATGGCGATGACATCTACGTGGCCGTCGACTACCAGTCCAACGGGGGCGACGTGTTCATGCTCAACCTGCGCACGGGCGTGCGCACGGCGTTGTTCCCCACGTACCTGAGCGGCACCGCAACGGCGCTGCACATCTCGGGCAAGGCGTTCGCGAAGCCCGGCTGGGTGCTGGTCAGCACGTATGCCGACTACGGCGGCGCGCAGCAGTGGCTGCACCGCAAGCTGCTGGCCGTGCAACTGAAGGCCAACCCGACGGTCTACACGCTGGCGCACCACCGCACCGCCTCCAACGGCTACTGGACGGAGCCGGTGGCCAGCGTCAACCGCGACTTCACGCGGGTGGCCTTCAACTCCAACTGGGGCAGCGGTAGCGACACGGACGTCGATACGTACGTCGTCGAAATCCCGGCGAGCGCCTTGAAGTAACGCCCTGGCGCGGCGCCAGCCCGAACACCCATTGCCTGGAGATGCCATCATGAAAACCCTCCTCCGCCAGGGACTCTGGCTGGCCGCCGCGTCCGCCGCCGTATTCATCCTCGCCTGCTCCGGGGGCGCTTCCGCTGGAACGCCCCCGGAGCCAGCACCACCGTCTCCGTCATTCCAGCTGACGCTCACCCGCACTGGAGACGGCACGGTGACTTCCAGCCCTGCCGGCGTGGCGTGCGGCACCACTTGCTCGGCCACGTTCGCCAGTGGCACCGCCGTCACGCTGACCGCCGAGCCCGCGGCGGGCTACAGCTTCCGTGGCTGGAGCGGAGGTGGCTGTACCGGCACGGCCGCATGCAACACCACCGTCGCCGCCACCACCTCCATACAGGCCGACTTCGTTCCCGTGGCCGTCGCGGGGACTCAGTACATCCCCCTGAGCCTCGCGGAGGGCCCGGCCGCCGCGAGCGTCCCCGTGCGCACGGGCATCCCCCTTCCGAAGGGGGCGCTGTCCAATATCTCCGCCCTGCGGCTGGAGACGGGAGACGGCGGCCAGGAGGTGCCAGCCTGGTTCGACGCCCTTGCTCGCTGGCCGGATGGCTCCATCAAGGTGGCCCTGCTGCAGCTGGTGACCGACCTGGGCGCCGCACGCTCCTACCGCGTTGCCTATGGTGCTGGCGTGGTTCGCGCCTCGCTGCCTCGCAACATCATCATCGGTGGCAGCCCGTCGACGGAGCTCACCGTCGATACCGGCCTGGCGAAGTTCACCGTCAGCAACAAGGGTGTCATCACCCGGCTCTGGCGTGATACCAGCGGCAACGGCGCATTCGAAGCCGCGGAGCAGCTCGTCGACGCGGGCGAGCTGTTCATGGTCAACGCCTACGACAACCTCGAGTACACCGCCTCGGCGGCCACCGATGCCGTCGTCACCGTGGAGGAGAGCGGCCCGCTGCGAGCCGTCATCAAGGCCCAGGGCTCGCTCACCAACGCCAGCGGCGCGAAGCTCCTCAAGTACCTGGTGCGCTATTACGCGCACCAGGGCTCCGACAAGGTCGACCTGGAAGTCTCCGTCATCGACGACCGCGCCGAGGCCAACGTCGAGAGCACGCCCACGTCGTTTGCCATTGCCGCCAGGGCCCTGGGCATGCGCTGGCACTACCTCTCCGAGGGCGCGGCCGACTACCGCTTCGGCGGAGAAGGCGGCGCGGAGTACGGAGCCAAGGTCTCCGGCGAGCACTCCCTCCTGCAGAAGGGCCAGTTCCGCTTCGAGGATGGCAACGACCTGGGCCACACCTTCAGCTACAGCGGCGTGGGCACGGGCAGCCGGGCTCCCGGCTGGGTGGCGCTGGACTCCGGCAATCGCCACCTGGCGGTCATGGTGAGGGACTTCTGGCAGCAGTTCCCGGGCGAGCTGAGCATCAATGGCAATACCCTGACGGCCTCCCTGTTCCCGGCGCGTGGCGGTAGCGCCGAAACCACCCAGCCGGTGCTGTCGGGCGTCACGTATCGCCGCGCGGAGAGCCTGTACTTCGCGCGTCCAGGCGGCGCGAAGACCTGGCAGCTTCGCTTGGCCCTCAGTCACAGCAAGGGCACCACCAGCGCCCTCCACTCGCTCAACGACAGCTATCAGCGCCACCGTCTGGAATTGACGGCCACCCCGGAGTGGTACGTCTCCTCAGGCGTCTTCGGCGACCTGGACGTCGGCACTCCGACGGGAGCGACCAGGGGCTACGACGCGTCGCTGATGCAGGACATCTACGTGAGGAGCATCGAGCAGACCGACGGCAACGCCACCATGTTCGGCTGGCGCGACTACGGCGACCGGCTGAGGGCGGGCTGGGCGTACGACCTGAACGGCGTGCACGTGCCCAGCTTCTACAATGACACCCACGTCGGCGCGAACAACTTCTACAAACAGTTCCTGCGCAGCGGAGACCCTCGCTGGTTCCAGTTGGCGGATATCAGCACCCGCCACTTCATGGACTTCGACGTGTCGCATGGGCCTCGCGCCGGCTACTGGAGCACGGGCGGCAAGCCGCAGCCGGCGGGCGAAGTGCACGCCATCAACCACGAGAATGTGGACCACCAGGTCCGCAACCTGCACTGGGGCCACGCGCATGTGAGCGGCCTGAGCGACAACTATCTGCTCACCGGAGACAAGCGCTCGCTCGACGTGCTCACGGAAATCGCCAACTGGTGGAAGTTCGTGTCGCCGTACTTCTTCAAGCGCCCGTTCAAGGCGACGGACCTGTACCGCGAGGCCGAGCGTGACTTCTCCTGGCCCCTCTACGTGATGAACGAATACGTGCGAGCGACGGGCGATGCGGCGTACCACAGGGACGTGGCGGGCAGCCTGGTCAGCTACCTGATGGAGTGGTTCAGGACTCCGCTCAACCACGTGGGCTACGACCCGGCCACGGGCGCCATCTCCAACACCGTCCTCGGGGTGAACGACGCCAGCCAGGGGAAGGGGTACTGGACCATGACCAAGATGGACAACAATGGCGGGTACAACGCCACCGGCACCAACCCGTGGATGGCGGGCGCGCTCATCGCCAACCTCATCAAGTTCCGCGAGGCCGACCTCCAGTTCGCCGCCGCGGGGCAGGCGTCGGGGGTGAGCCCGCCGGCGCTCATCGACATGCTGCTGCAGGGCACGAACTACGTGGTGAAGTACGGCTACGACAGCAGCAAGAAGTACTTCGTGTACTCCGAGGTGACTCGCGGCTACAGCGGTGGCGACAATCACATCATCTACGCGCTGGCCTACCTGGACCGCCTGCACGCGCAGGAGCTCGCGGCGGGCCGCCTGCCCCACCCGGAGTGGTACGACACCCGGAGCACGTGGGGCACCATCGCCACCCGCCGCTACGATGAATTGCGGAACATGACGGTGGGAGCGAATACCCAGTCGTATGGCTTCTACGGCTACGAGATTGTCTACCCGGCCGACTTCTTCAAGGTGATGAAGGACACGCTCGGCCGGTAGCTCGGGAGTGCGTCAACAGCGTGGCACGTCTCGGGCGAGCACCCACCGGCTATGCGGCGGCCTGCTGGGGCCTGCGCAGCAACAGCAGGCCCGCCACCGCCACGAAGGCCACGGCGGACAGCGCGAGTGAGAGGTGGGTGTTGGTCACGCTCCCCAGGAGCCCCACCGTCACTCCGCTGAACGCCCGCAGGCCGGAGGCGGACATGCTGAAGAGCCCCAGGACGCGGCCCCGGATGGTGTCCGGTGCGTTCAACTGCACGAGCGCCTGGGTCATGCTGCTGAAGGAAAGCTCGAGGAATCCGGCCACGAACAACACGCAGATGGCCGCCGGATACCAGCGCATGAACGAGAACAGGAAGAGCGAGCAGCCCCACAGGAGCGCAATCTTCAGCGCGGAGGGCGCCGTCATCGGCAGCCAGGTGCCGCGCGTCTCGAGCAGGATGCCCGCAAGCAGTGCGCCGGCCGCATCCGCGCCCAGCAGGAGCGTATAGGCCATGCCGGGGTCCCCATGGCCCAGGTCATGGGCGAAGCCCGGCATCTGCGCCTGGTAGCTGTTGCCGATGAAGAACGAGGCGGCTCCCGCCAGCAGCACCATGGCGGAGACCACCGGCATGCCCCGCACGTCGCGGAGCGTCTGCACGA comes from Pyxidicoccus parkwaysis and encodes:
- a CDS encoding pyruvate kinase, yielding MHAPDEHLRAIQSEVLAVWRHVTRFQERSLAALRAVHSTYRRSAENLLAYVGLRQLDLRRLQLELGDWGLSSLGRCEGHVLSNLRQLMNRLDEALATEAHARLPGGHGELPDDTITRGEAVSLLHQHTRDLLGPRPSHRHVRIMVTANEAEPPSDEAVAALLRAGMDVLRINVAHGHPALWRQLAEAARRVAAALGLPVRILVDLEGPKLRTTRFRSGPAIVRYRPRKDAWGRVAHALKVRVLGEQAPGAPSSSGEPLPIRVPDAWLARLRVGDVLRTRDSRDRSRELRITEVAPGAALAELRSTCYLINGATLSWVRGAHELDRCLVTGLPPRAGFAELRVGDVFELGLHTEEGHPGVRDPRDDRAWLEPPRIGLGLGGATLELKPGHHVLLDDGKVEAVIETTRGDLATARVVRAAKNRVKIRAGKGVNLPDSEIHAPALSPRDREVLGEVIELADAIGISFVRKPADLREAIQMIQRTAAGRPVGIIVKLETAYALKSLPELLLEAMRHYPVGVMIARGDLAVEVGFERMAELQQEILWFAEAAHLPVVWATQVLETLARTGIPSRAEISDAALSVQAECVMLNKGPYVTEACRSLDVILRKMEQHQFKKRNLYRPLRISLDVKAIPPVEVSVPDVPPPSHAAGAPASSEPAGR
- a CDS encoding InlB B-repeat-containing protein, translating into MKTLLRQGLWLAAASAAVFILACSGGASAGTPPEPAPPSPSFQLTLTRTGDGTVTSSPAGVACGTTCSATFASGTAVTLTAEPAAGYSFRGWSGGGCTGTAACNTTVAATTSIQADFVPVAVAGTQYIPLSLAEGPAAASVPVRTGIPLPKGALSNISALRLETGDGGQEVPAWFDALARWPDGSIKVALLQLVTDLGAARSYRVAYGAGVVRASLPRNIIIGGSPSTELTVDTGLAKFTVSNKGVITRLWRDTSGNGAFEAAEQLVDAGELFMVNAYDNLEYTASAATDAVVTVEESGPLRAVIKAQGSLTNASGAKLLKYLVRYYAHQGSDKVDLEVSVIDDRAEANVESTPTSFAIAARALGMRWHYLSEGAADYRFGGEGGAEYGAKVSGEHSLLQKGQFRFEDGNDLGHTFSYSGVGTGSRAPGWVALDSGNRHLAVMVRDFWQQFPGELSINGNTLTASLFPARGGSAETTQPVLSGVTYRRAESLYFARPGGAKTWQLRLALSHSKGTTSALHSLNDSYQRHRLELTATPEWYVSSGVFGDLDVGTPTGATRGYDASLMQDIYVRSIEQTDGNATMFGWRDYGDRLRAGWAYDLNGVHVPSFYNDTHVGANNFYKQFLRSGDPRWFQLADISTRHFMDFDVSHGPRAGYWSTGGKPQPAGEVHAINHENVDHQVRNLHWGHAHVSGLSDNYLLTGDKRSLDVLTEIANWWKFVSPYFFKRPFKATDLYREAERDFSWPLYVMNEYVRATGDAAYHRDVAGSLVSYLMEWFRTPLNHVGYDPATGAISNTVLGVNDASQGKGYWTMTKMDNNGGYNATGTNPWMAGALIANLIKFREADLQFAAAGQASGVSPPALIDMLLQGTNYVVKYGYDSSKKYFVYSEVTRGYSGGDNHIIYALAYLDRLHAQELAAGRLPHPEWYDTRSTWGTIATRRYDELRNMTVGANTQSYGFYGYEIVYPADFFKVMKDTLGR